A stretch of the Ensifer sp. PDNC004 genome encodes the following:
- a CDS encoding NADH-quinone oxidoreductase subunit B family protein, whose translation MELTSGTTLVAPKPKGIIDPSTGKPIGSNDAFFGEINNELADKGFLVTSTDELINWARTGSLMWMTFGLACCAVEMMQMSMPRYDAERFGFAPRASPRQSDVMIVAGTLTNKMAPALRKVYDQMPEPRYVISMGSCANGGGYYHYSYSVVRGCDRVVPVDIYVPGCPPTAEALLYGVLLLQKKIRRTGTIER comes from the coding sequence ATGGAACTGACCTCCGGCACCACGCTCGTTGCGCCCAAGCCGAAAGGGATCATCGATCCCTCCACCGGCAAGCCGATTGGCAGCAATGACGCATTCTTCGGCGAGATCAACAATGAGCTCGCCGACAAGGGTTTTCTGGTCACCTCGACCGACGAGCTCATCAACTGGGCCCGTACCGGTTCGCTGATGTGGATGACCTTCGGTCTCGCCTGCTGCGCGGTCGAGATGATGCAGATGTCGATGCCGCGTTACGACGCAGAGCGTTTCGGCTTTGCGCCGCGCGCCTCGCCGCGCCAGTCCGACGTCATGATCGTCGCCGGCACGCTGACCAACAAGATGGCGCCTGCGCTCCGCAAGGTCTATGACCAGATGCCGGAGCCGCGTTACGTCATCTCGATGGGCTCGTGCGCCAATGGCGGCGGCTACTACCACTATTCCTATTCCGTTGTTCGCGGCTGCGACCGCGTCGTTCCCGTCGACATCTATGTGCCAGGCTGTCCTCCCACGGCAGAAGCGCTGCTTTACGGCGTGCTCCTGCTGCAGAAGAAGATCCGCCGGACCGGCACGATCGAGCGCTAA
- a CDS encoding NADH-quinone oxidoreductase subunit A — protein MTELLGSYVPIAIFIGIALVIGVALLIAPFAVAFKAPDSEKLSAYECGFNAFDDARMKFDIRFYLVSILFIIFDLEVAFLFPWAVSFHELGWFGFWSMMVFLGVLTIGFIYEWKKGALEWN, from the coding sequence ATGACTGAACTTCTCGGTTCCTACGTTCCGATCGCGATTTTCATTGGAATCGCATTGGTGATCGGTGTGGCGCTTCTGATTGCTCCTTTCGCCGTCGCCTTCAAGGCTCCTGATTCGGAAAAGCTGTCGGCCTACGAGTGCGGCTTCAATGCGTTCGACGACGCCCGCATGAAGTTCGACATCCGCTTCTACCTCGTGTCGATCCTCTTCATCATCTTCGATCTTGAAGTCGCCTTCCTCTTCCCCTGGGCGGTATCGTTCCATGAGCTCGGCTGGTTCGGGTTCTGGTCGATGATGGTCTTCCTCGGTGTGCTGACGATCGGCTTTATCTATGAATGGAAGAAGGGAGCGCTGGAATGGAACTGA
- a CDS encoding cupin domain-containing protein, translated as MDIIPGGSRPSMRAPAEYFTGTVRQDPVIEAAAPARVRAVSVTFEPGARTAWHTHPLGQTLVVTAGRGLVQSWGGPVQEIRMGDVVWFPPGEKHWHGAAPDTAMVHLAIQEALDGKAVDWLEHVSDEQYRGG; from the coding sequence ATGGACATCATACCCGGTGGATCGAGACCTTCGATGCGCGCTCCGGCGGAATACTTCACCGGCACGGTGCGCCAGGACCCGGTAATCGAGGCCGCTGCACCGGCGCGCGTCCGCGCCGTCAGCGTCACCTTCGAGCCCGGCGCGCGCACGGCCTGGCATACGCATCCGCTCGGCCAGACCCTGGTTGTCACCGCCGGCCGTGGCCTCGTGCAAAGCTGGGGTGGCCCGGTGCAGGAGATTCGCATGGGCGATGTCGTCTGGTTCCCGCCGGGTGAAAAGCACTGGCACGGTGCAGCACCCGATACGGCCATGGTCCACCTTGCGATTCAGGAAGCGCTCGACGGCAAGGCTGTGGATTGGCTGGAGCATGTCAGCGACGAGCAGTATCGCGGCGGCTAG
- a CDS encoding AAA family ATPase — MRLSALDLVRYGKFTDRRLDFGDSVLGTPDLHIVYGPNEAGKSTLFSGFLDLLFGIEHSSPYGFLHPYQTMRVGGTIEAAGRSDRVFRIKRKTNSLVGLDEQPLPDNLFSGALGAIDRDTYQMMFSLDDESIEKGGEAILKSEGELGSLLFSASSGLPDSTAILAALRGQADGFYRPQARKHQLAELKGELEALRVERNALDINAREYAALRKTLTQARERHDEGITRRAELRLARTRLKAEIEALPHFGRLRALRAELASAPPLPVPPAEWASELPALRRQEAEIEIRLRQSDSEMQHRSDALEEMPLDKEGLCLIERLTALQETALDARYVTAARDMPSRLEDLARTGAEILGCLLRLGEPADRDPASLLLAAGTGAQLQDLARRHSALVERVASARLELQSAVESDRDAEGGLLKLEEQGAADISGLAEKLSLLRRSDCVLRKQAAQQAIDRLDAELADRLVQLRPFAGTADDLLALDVPSPATLETWRKAATSQEERHLRVVDRIAADEELLAGDEARLAGLSAVGGTMDDLSAVALRQRRDEAWRQHKVELALETAAAFEQVMSEDDEVSARRLADTARLADMRGLSLSIAERRARIEALRHQEKQSLADAAAQAQVLAKGVLACGLPGAVSLTQLEAWLITRLAALELRVHLRTARQDFDRAHAEEAEAIAGLREELAAIDLGGRLPERLDKLLLAAEQAVSQARALDGARSAAREAAKRARTLLESRQSALDMAEDAIAAWHEQWTEVLAKSWLAARSEPLTPEQTGPMLAILQELDKLTQRKVDLEYRIAGMRKDQFEFDRVIAELAGGAVADDTLTTYMTLKTRAAEAQRLSDRRATFLAELARLEEERRVAGAERELHLARRRQVLEFFDCETLDEAAQLFEAGREQQRLRERIAESEAELASRLEVAESGQAEALLAELDDTAVRLELARLDAALEECDRDVSELHTQMREREKALAAVEGGDTVAELEQKRRTLLLDIENKALAYLRLRAGVIAAETALRLFRERHRSAMMRRASETFSRISGGEYSGLSAQSDRGQEFLIANAAAGGSKLARDLSKGTRFQLYLALRIAGYHEIAAARESLPFIADDIMETFDDGRAGRAFEQMAEMARVGQVIYLTHHEHLCEIAREACPTVTIHRL, encoded by the coding sequence ATGCGGCTCAGCGCGCTCGATCTCGTCCGCTACGGCAAGTTCACCGATCGCCGCCTCGACTTCGGCGACAGCGTGCTCGGTACGCCCGATCTCCACATCGTCTACGGCCCGAACGAGGCTGGAAAGTCGACCCTGTTCTCCGGCTTCCTCGACCTGCTCTTCGGCATCGAGCATTCGAGCCCCTATGGCTTCCTGCACCCATACCAGACGATGCGCGTGGGCGGCACGATCGAAGCGGCTGGCCGCAGCGATCGCGTCTTCCGGATCAAGCGAAAGACGAACTCGCTGGTCGGCCTCGACGAGCAGCCCTTGCCCGACAACCTGTTTTCCGGAGCGCTCGGCGCGATCGATCGCGACACCTACCAGATGATGTTCTCGCTGGACGACGAGAGCATCGAGAAGGGCGGCGAAGCGATCCTGAAAAGCGAGGGCGAACTCGGGTCGCTGCTGTTTTCGGCAAGCTCGGGATTGCCGGACAGCACGGCGATCCTTGCAGCTCTGCGCGGGCAGGCCGACGGCTTCTATCGGCCACAGGCGCGCAAGCACCAATTGGCGGAACTGAAAGGCGAGCTTGAAGCCCTGAGGGTCGAACGCAATGCGCTCGATATCAATGCGCGCGAATATGCGGCGCTGCGCAAGACGTTGACGCAGGCGCGAGAACGCCACGACGAAGGGATCACGCGCCGTGCCGAACTGCGGCTGGCGCGGACCCGTCTGAAAGCCGAGATTGAAGCGCTGCCCCATTTCGGGCGGTTGCGTGCCCTCCGTGCGGAGCTGGCGAGCGCTCCGCCGCTGCCGGTCCCGCCGGCGGAGTGGGCGAGCGAGCTGCCTGCGCTTCGGCGCCAGGAAGCGGAGATCGAGATCAGGCTGCGGCAGAGCGACAGCGAGATGCAGCATCGCAGCGATGCGCTCGAGGAAATGCCGCTCGACAAGGAAGGCCTCTGCCTGATCGAGCGCCTGACCGCACTTCAGGAAACCGCGCTTGATGCGCGCTATGTCACCGCCGCGCGCGACATGCCGTCTCGACTGGAGGATCTGGCGCGGACCGGGGCAGAAATTCTTGGTTGCCTGCTGCGGCTCGGCGAACCGGCCGACCGCGATCCCGCGTCGCTTTTGTTGGCGGCCGGGACCGGCGCACAGCTTCAGGATCTGGCGCGCCGGCACTCGGCGCTTGTGGAGCGTGTTGCCTCGGCTCGTCTGGAGCTGCAGAGCGCGGTCGAATCGGATCGGGATGCTGAAGGCGGCCTGCTAAAGCTCGAAGAGCAGGGGGCGGCTGATATCTCCGGGCTTGCCGAAAAGCTGTCGCTGTTGCGGCGCAGTGATTGCGTCCTGCGCAAGCAGGCGGCCCAACAGGCGATCGACCGGCTGGATGCTGAACTCGCCGATAGGCTCGTACAACTGAGGCCCTTTGCCGGAACGGCCGATGACCTGCTCGCGCTCGACGTTCCGTCGCCGGCAACGCTGGAGACCTGGCGCAAGGCGGCTACCAGCCAGGAGGAACGGCATCTGCGTGTTGTCGACCGCATCGCCGCCGATGAGGAGCTGCTGGCGGGGGATGAGGCGCGACTGGCCGGACTTTCCGCCGTCGGCGGTACGATGGACGATCTCTCGGCCGTAGCGCTGCGCCAGCGCCGCGATGAAGCGTGGCGCCAGCACAAGGTTGAGCTTGCTCTGGAAACGGCCGCTGCCTTCGAGCAGGTGATGAGCGAAGACGACGAGGTTTCCGCGCGACGCCTTGCGGACACCGCGCGGCTTGCCGACATGCGCGGCCTGTCGCTGTCGATCGCCGAGCGGCGCGCCCGCATCGAGGCGCTGCGTCACCAGGAGAAGCAATCTCTGGCCGACGCGGCGGCGCAGGCACAGGTGTTGGCAAAAGGTGTGTTGGCCTGCGGCTTACCTGGCGCGGTGAGCCTGACGCAGCTGGAGGCCTGGCTGATCACACGGCTTGCGGCGCTGGAGCTGCGTGTGCACTTGCGCACCGCGCGCCAAGATTTCGATCGCGCCCATGCGGAGGAGGCCGAAGCTATTGCCGGCCTGCGCGAGGAGCTTGCGGCCATAGACTTAGGTGGACGCCTGCCGGAGCGGCTCGACAAGCTTCTCCTTGCCGCCGAGCAAGCGGTGTCGCAGGCGCGCGCGCTGGATGGCGCCCGCAGTGCGGCCCGTGAGGCGGCAAAGCGGGCGCGAACGCTTCTGGAAAGCCGGCAGTCGGCGCTGGATATGGCCGAAGACGCGATCGCCGCCTGGCACGAGCAATGGACGGAGGTTCTTGCCAAAAGCTGGCTGGCCGCGCGAAGCGAACCGCTGACGCCGGAGCAGACCGGCCCGATGCTGGCGATCCTGCAGGAGCTAGACAAGCTGACGCAGCGCAAGGTCGATCTCGAGTATCGCATCGCCGGCATGCGCAAGGACCAGTTTGAGTTCGACCGTGTCATTGCCGAGCTTGCCGGCGGGGCGGTCGCTGACGACACGCTGACGACCTACATGACGTTGAAGACGCGCGCCGCCGAGGCGCAGCGGCTTTCGGATCGCCGCGCAACCTTCCTCGCCGAACTCGCCCGTCTGGAGGAAGAGCGGCGTGTCGCGGGTGCGGAGCGGGAACTCCATCTGGCGCGTAGGCGGCAGGTGCTTGAATTCTTCGATTGCGAAACGCTCGACGAGGCCGCGCAGCTATTCGAGGCTGGCCGGGAACAGCAGCGCCTGCGTGAACGCATTGCCGAATCGGAAGCAGAACTTGCCTCTCGCCTTGAGGTCGCCGAGAGCGGGCAGGCGGAAGCTTTGCTCGCGGAACTTGACGATACGGCGGTTCGGCTGGAACTGGCGCGGCTGGATGCGGCACTCGAAGAATGCGACCGCGACGTCAGTGAACTGCATACGCAAATGCGGGAAAGGGAAAAGGCGCTCGCAGCTGTCGAAGGCGGCGACACGGTCGCAGAACTCGAGCAAAAGCGGCGGACGCTGCTGCTCGACATCGAAAACAAGGCGCTTGCCTATCTGCGGCTTCGCGCCGGCGTCATTGCCGCCGAGACCGCGCTTCGTCTTTTCCGCGAGCGGCACCGCAGCGCCATGATGCGGCGCGCGTCGGAGACTTTCAGCCGGATCAGCGGCGGAGAATATTCAGGCCTGTCGGCGCAGTCCGACCGGGGCCAGGAGTTCCTGATCGCCAATGCTGCGGCCGGCGGATCGAAACTTGCAAGGGACCTTTCCAAGGGCACGCGCTTTCAGCTCTATCTGGCACTCAGGATCGCCGGCTATCACGAAATCGCCGCCGCCCGCGAATCGCTGCCCTTCATCGCCGACGACATCATGGAGACCTTTGACGACGGGCGCGCAGGCCGCGCCTTCGAGCAAATGGCCGAAATGGCGCGTGTCGGCCAGGTGATCTATCTGACGCACCACGAACATCTTTGCGAGATCGCCCGTGAGGCCTGTCCGACTGTGACAATTCACAGGTTATGA
- a CDS encoding DNA repair exonuclease yields the protein MPFRFVHTADLHLDSPLRSLALRNADLAEIVRGASRQALVKIVDLCIAEEADALLIAGDLYDGSQTSMNTALFLGRELRRLDEHGIRVFIIRGNHDAQSQVTNELTLPPSAHVFKGRPKAVVAKTLASGRDVYVHGVSFASPHAPESLLPAFQPPVPGAVNIGMLHTSLAGAAGHDLYAPCSVADLVAHGFDYWALGHIHQRQVHAVEPFIVMPGMPQGRDINEVGVKSVSLVTVDDEGRLSVAERAIGIASFERLRADLTGITEWRDMLDAVRQALSRICSESAAENVILRLALAGATPLAWRLRRDADLLRAEIDNIAAGIAGCWIEKVELTCGNARIEKPGTMLDPVEELAALVETDVLPAHGFRQDVLAAVEDVLQQLPPELRQSLAPDEEAVARLAFEAGVSGTAEVLAHLHGGGAGEGGH from the coding sequence ATGCCCTTCCGTTTCGTCCATACCGCAGACCTGCATCTCGATTCGCCCCTCCGCAGCCTCGCCCTTAGAAACGCCGATCTCGCAGAGATCGTGCGCGGGGCGTCACGGCAGGCCCTGGTCAAGATCGTCGATCTTTGCATCGCCGAAGAGGCCGATGCCTTGCTGATTGCCGGCGACCTCTATGACGGCAGCCAGACGTCGATGAACACGGCTCTTTTTCTCGGACGGGAACTGCGCAGGCTCGACGAACATGGCATCCGCGTCTTCATCATCCGCGGCAATCACGACGCCCAGTCACAGGTCACCAATGAGCTGACGCTGCCGCCATCGGCCCACGTCTTCAAGGGCAGGCCGAAGGCGGTGGTCGCCAAGACGCTGGCAAGCGGTCGTGACGTCTATGTGCACGGGGTAAGCTTCGCCAGCCCGCATGCGCCCGAAAGCCTGCTTCCGGCCTTCCAGCCGCCGGTGCCCGGCGCGGTGAACATCGGCATGCTGCACACGAGCCTCGCAGGCGCCGCCGGTCATGATCTCTATGCTCCCTGCAGCGTCGCCGATCTCGTTGCCCATGGTTTCGATTACTGGGCGCTCGGCCACATTCACCAGCGGCAGGTCCATGCGGTAGAGCCCTTCATCGTCATGCCGGGCATGCCGCAGGGCCGCGACATCAACGAGGTCGGCGTGAAGAGCGTGTCGCTCGTCACGGTCGACGACGAGGGCCGCCTCAGTGTTGCCGAGCGGGCGATTGGCATTGCCAGCTTCGAACGCCTTCGTGCCGATCTGACGGGCATCACGGAATGGCGCGATATGCTCGATGCCGTCAGGCAGGCGCTGTCGCGAATCTGTAGTGAATCAGCGGCAGAGAACGTCATCCTGCGCCTGGCACTCGCCGGCGCGACGCCCTTGGCCTGGCGCCTTCGCCGCGACGCCGACCTGCTACGGGCGGAAATCGATAACATCGCCGCCGGGATCGCCGGATGCTGGATCGAGAAGGTCGAACTCACCTGCGGCAACGCCCGGATCGAAAAACCGGGCACCATGCTCGATCCCGTCGAAGAGTTGGCCGCACTCGTCGAAACGGACGTCCTGCCGGCGCACGGGTTCCGCCAGGACGTGCTGGCAGCCGTGGAAGATGTTTTGCAACAGCTTCCGCCCGAGCTTCGCCAATCGCTGGCGCCGGACGAAGAGGCGGTCGCGCGGCTGGCGTTTGAAGCCGGCGTGTCGGGAACCGCCGAGGTGCTCGCCCATCTGCACGGCGGCGGTGCCGGCGAGGGTGGCCACTAA
- a CDS encoding methyl-accepting chemotaxis protein, translating to MSRLKISHTLIALFLVVAVIVSALAVSSLGGIKMMNERNNEIATTWLPRVSLSRALETQLSDTRMAFARHLISLTPFEKKAAEKVISETVAGFNKLADEYSSLMVTDADKAALDNVRTAYQAYLSVAEGMVKLSNNLENMKAQSVFKVEMRETEGKVDEAIKEMRALNLAGADAAVAASSATHDQIRMIEIGVIALAAVIVLGAILYAVRGIARPIQIITRSMAHLAEGDTDSSIPYGARKDEIGEMARAVEVFRQAAITNQHLEADAQTQRAKAEAERLRVTEEAEAAAQRRLQEATAGLATGLRRLASGDLAFQLNEPFSPDFEQLRHDLNQAVAQLADTLAAVSSASGSIDSGAREVSQSADDLSRRTEQQAASLEETAAALDQITVNVGNSSKRTHEARTVAGQANESARKSGAIVSGAVDAMGRIEHSSSQISNIIGVIDEIAFQTNLLALNAGVEAARAGDAGKGFAVVAQEVRELAQRSANAAKEIKDLIRNSAVEVESGVRLVRETGEALRTIEGFIVTINQHMDAIAVSAQEQSAGLSEVNTAVNQMDQVTQQNAAMVEEANAASAQLAQEAGRLRELIARFTLGEAGGHGYAQSSNASRWAA from the coding sequence ATGTCACGGCTCAAGATTTCCCACACGCTTATTGCCCTTTTCCTCGTGGTTGCCGTTATCGTCTCGGCACTTGCCGTTTCATCTCTCGGCGGCATCAAGATGATGAACGAGCGCAACAACGAGATCGCCACCACGTGGCTGCCGCGCGTCTCGCTTTCCCGCGCGCTCGAAACGCAGCTTTCCGATACCCGCATGGCGTTTGCGCGCCATCTGATTTCCCTGACCCCGTTTGAAAAGAAGGCGGCGGAGAAGGTCATCAGCGAGACCGTCGCAGGCTTCAACAAGCTCGCCGACGAATATTCGAGCCTGATGGTCACCGATGCCGACAAGGCAGCGCTCGACAATGTCCGGACCGCCTATCAGGCCTATCTCTCGGTCGCCGAAGGCATGGTCAAGCTCTCCAACAACCTCGAGAACATGAAGGCGCAGAGCGTCTTCAAGGTCGAGATGCGCGAGACCGAAGGCAAGGTCGACGAAGCGATCAAGGAAATGCGTGCGCTGAACCTCGCCGGTGCAGATGCCGCCGTTGCCGCAAGCTCGGCGACGCATGACCAGATCCGCATGATCGAGATCGGCGTCATCGCCCTTGCCGCCGTCATCGTGCTCGGCGCCATCCTCTATGCCGTGCGCGGCATTGCCCGCCCGATCCAGATCATCACCCGATCGATGGCACACCTTGCCGAAGGCGACACCGACAGCAGCATCCCCTATGGCGCCCGCAAGGACGAAATCGGCGAGATGGCCCGTGCCGTCGAGGTCTTCCGCCAGGCTGCGATCACCAACCAGCATCTCGAAGCCGACGCCCAGACACAGCGCGCCAAGGCGGAAGCCGAGCGCCTGCGCGTGACGGAAGAAGCGGAAGCAGCGGCCCAGCGTCGCCTTCAGGAAGCAACCGCCGGCCTTGCCACCGGCCTGCGCCGCCTCGCCTCGGGCGATCTCGCCTTCCAGCTTAACGAGCCTTTCTCGCCCGATTTCGAGCAGCTGCGTCACGACCTGAACCAGGCTGTCGCCCAACTCGCCGACACGCTTGCCGCCGTCTCGTCGGCCTCGGGCAGCATCGACAGCGGTGCCCGAGAAGTCAGCCAGAGCGCCGACGACCTGTCGCGACGGACCGAGCAGCAGGCGGCCTCGCTGGAAGAGACCGCAGCCGCGCTCGACCAGATCACCGTCAATGTAGGCAATTCGTCGAAGCGCACCCACGAGGCCCGCACCGTTGCCGGTCAGGCCAACGAAAGCGCCCGCAAGTCCGGCGCGATCGTCTCGGGCGCAGTCGACGCCATGGGCCGCATCGAGCATTCGTCGAGCCAGATCTCCAACATCATCGGCGTGATCGACGAGATCGCTTTCCAGACCAACCTGCTGGCGCTCAACGCCGGCGTCGAAGCCGCCCGCGCCGGTGATGCCGGCAAGGGCTTCGCCGTCGTCGCCCAGGAAGTGCGCGAGCTTGCCCAGCGCTCGGCCAACGCGGCCAAGGAGATCAAGGATCTGATCCGCAACTCCGCCGTCGAAGTCGAAAGCGGTGTCCGGCTCGTTCGCGAAACCGGCGAAGCTTTGCGCACGATCGAAGGCTTCATCGTCACGATCAACCAGCACATGGACGCGATCGCCGTCTCGGCACAGGAACAGTCCGCCGGGCTCTCCGAGGTCAATACGGCAGTCAACCAGATGGACCAGGTCACCCAGCAGAACGCGGCGATGGTCGAGGAAGCCAATGCGGCAAGCGCCCAACTTGCCCAGGAAGCCGGCCGTCTGCGCGAGCTGATCGCACGCTTCACGCTGGGCGAGGCCGGTGGTCACGGTTACGCCCAATCGTCCAACGCATCGCGTTGGGCCGCCTGA
- a CDS encoding MarR family winged helix-turn-helix transcriptional regulator → MKKTFEVSDRLFELYHRVHRLVNESMTEEGVSLARSKFLFFLSKLGPCRSTDIACALNFAPRTVTEAIDGLERDRLVMRKPDPEDRRAKIVSITETGRIVLEAAEHPRKQLLEEIFSALDDEELDALYDIVGKLVDRTDEIRKRKDEAEEAAQVAIAR, encoded by the coding sequence ATGAAGAAGACATTTGAAGTTTCCGATAGACTGTTCGAGCTTTACCACCGGGTTCACCGGCTGGTGAACGAATCGATGACCGAGGAAGGCGTGTCGCTGGCGCGCAGCAAGTTCCTCTTCTTCCTCAGCAAGCTCGGCCCCTGTCGCTCGACCGACATCGCCTGTGCGCTGAACTTTGCGCCGCGCACGGTCACCGAAGCGATCGACGGCCTGGAGCGTGACCGCCTGGTCATGCGCAAGCCCGATCCTGAAGACCGGCGCGCCAAGATTGTCTCGATCACCGAAACCGGCCGCATCGTTCTGGAAGCTGCCGAACATCCCCGCAAACAGCTGCTCGAGGAGATCTTCTCGGCCCTCGACGATGAAGAACTCGACGCGCTCTACGATATCGTCGGCAAGCTGGTCGACCGGACGGACGAGATCCGCAAGCGCAAGGATGAGGCCGAAGAGGCTGCGCAGGTCGCGATCGCCCGCTAG
- a CDS encoding esterase-like activity of phytase family protein, which translates to MGDFMTITSRVTALAAVLLASAAFPAAAEPVFNRIASFAVADNLPEGDARKTPTSAEIITASEDGNLLVYSDSPGKRVGLIDITDAKAPKAAGTVSFDGEPTSVTIAGAKALVAVNTRESFVKPSGLLAIVDLASKKVDATCDLGGQPDSIAVNKDRTLAAIAIENERDEELNDGKIPQMPAGDLVILSLKDGVADCGSLKRVTLTGLAEIAGEDPEPEFVSFNGKDEIALTLQENNHIVIIDGKTGTVKTHFSAGTVDLKNIDTKRNGAIAFKDEQPGRKREPDAVKWLDDNRIVVANEGDYEGGSRGFTIFDTTGKVLFESGASFEHAIAAIGHYPEKRSSAKGVEPEGLEAAKFGDDNLFFVLAERASIVGVYKDTGAEPELLQLLPSGISPEGAVAIPSRNLFASANEVDLVEDGGARSHVMIYERAEGEAAYPQIRSAEKDGLPIGFGALSGLVAVADKPGFLRAVNDSVYSSQPTIFTIDATQKPALITEALAITRDGAPAQKLDIEGITNDGEGGFWLASEGNSDKLYSHAIFHVNKKGEIKKEIALPEALRAGETRFGFEGITVVGEGDEQTLWMAVQREWKDDEKGFVKLVSYNPKSEEWGAVRYPLEKAGDGWVGLSEISVHGDYAYVIERDNLIGQAAKLKKIYRVALSELKPAALGGELPVVKKEEVRDLIPELKALNGYVVDKVEGFTVDAAGNGYVVTDNDGVDDSSGETLFFSIGAINAM; encoded by the coding sequence ATGGGGGATTTCATGACCATCACTTCGCGCGTGACCGCGCTCGCGGCCGTTCTTCTTGCCTCCGCAGCATTTCCTGCGGCGGCCGAGCCCGTCTTCAACCGCATTGCATCCTTTGCTGTTGCCGATAACCTGCCGGAAGGCGATGCGCGCAAGACGCCGACATCCGCCGAAATCATCACGGCCAGCGAAGACGGCAATCTGCTCGTCTATTCCGACAGCCCCGGCAAGCGCGTCGGCCTGATCGACATCACCGATGCCAAGGCGCCCAAGGCAGCCGGCACGGTTTCCTTTGACGGCGAGCCGACCTCCGTCACCATCGCCGGTGCAAAGGCACTCGTCGCGGTCAACACGCGCGAGAGCTTCGTCAAGCCGTCGGGGCTTCTGGCGATTGTCGATCTGGCGTCGAAGAAAGTCGATGCGACCTGTGATCTCGGTGGCCAGCCGGATTCGATCGCCGTCAACAAGGACCGCACGCTTGCTGCCATCGCCATCGAAAACGAGCGCGACGAAGAGCTGAACGATGGCAAGATCCCGCAGATGCCGGCCGGCGACCTCGTCATCCTGTCGCTGAAGGATGGTGTTGCCGATTGCGGTTCGCTGAAGCGCGTGACGCTGACCGGTCTTGCCGAAATCGCCGGGGAAGACCCGGAGCCGGAGTTCGTTTCCTTCAACGGCAAGGACGAGATCGCGCTGACCCTGCAGGAAAACAATCACATCGTCATCATCGACGGCAAGACGGGGACCGTGAAGACGCACTTCTCCGCTGGCACGGTCGACCTCAAGAACATCGACACCAAGCGTAACGGCGCGATTGCCTTCAAGGACGAGCAGCCGGGCCGCAAGCGCGAGCCCGATGCGGTGAAGTGGCTCGACGACAACCGCATCGTCGTTGCCAACGAAGGCGACTATGAAGGCGGTTCGCGCGGCTTCACGATCTTCGACACCACCGGCAAGGTGCTGTTCGAATCGGGCGCGAGTTTCGAGCACGCGATTGCCGCCATCGGCCACTATCCAGAGAAGCGCTCTTCCGCCAAGGGCGTCGAGCCCGAGGGTCTGGAAGCGGCGAAGTTCGGCGACGACAATCTGTTCTTCGTGCTGGCCGAACGCGCTTCGATCGTCGGCGTCTACAAGGACACGGGCGCAGAGCCCGAGTTGCTGCAGCTCCTGCCGTCGGGCATTTCGCCGGAAGGCGCCGTCGCGATCCCGTCGCGCAATCTCTTTGCGAGCGCAAACGAAGTCGATCTCGTCGAGGATGGCGGCGCACGCTCGCACGTCATGATCTATGAGCGTGCCGAGGGCGAAGCAGCCTATCCGCAGATCCGCTCCGCCGAGAAGGACGGCCTGCCGATCGGCTTCGGTGCGCTCTCCGGTCTCGTTGCCGTCGCCGACAAGCCCGGCTTCCTGCGCGCCGTCAATGATTCGGTCTACTCGTCGCAGCCGACGATCTTCACCATCGACGCGACCCAGAAGCCGGCGTTGATCACCGAAGCGCTCGCCATCACCCGTGACGGCGCACCGGCTCAGAAGCTCGACATCGAAGGCATCACCAATGACGGGGAAGGGGGCTTCTGGCTCGCGTCGGAAGGCAACTCCGACAAGCTCTACAGCCACGCGATCTTCCACGTGAACAAGAAGGGTGAGATCAAGAAGGAAATCGCCCTGCCGGAAGCGCTGCGCGCCGGCGAAACCCGCTTCGGCTTCGAAGGCATCACCGTTGTCGGCGAAGGCGACGAGCAGACGCTGTGGATGGCGGTTCAGCGCGAATGGAAGGATGACGAGAAGGGCTTCGTCAAGCTCGTCTCCTACAACCCGAAGAGCGAAGAATGGGGCGCCGTGCGCTACCCACTCGAAAAGGCCGGTGACGGCTGGGTTGGTCTGTCGGAAATTTCCGTCCACGGCGACTATGCCTATGTCATCGAGCGCGACAACCTGATCGGTCAGGCTGCCAAGCTCAAGAAGATCTATCGCGTTGCGCTCTCGGAACTGAAGCCAGCTGCCCTTGGCGGTGAACTGCCCGTCGTCAAGAAGGAAGAGGTTCGTGACCTCATTCCGGAACTGAAGGCGCTGAATGGCTACGTCGTCGACAAGGTCGAAGGCTTCACCGTCGATGCCGCCGGAAACGGCTATGTCGTCACCGACAATGACGGCGTCGACGACTCCTCTGGTGAAACCCTGTTCTTCTCCATTGGCGCCATCAACGCGATGTAA